Proteins co-encoded in one Juglans regia cultivar Chandler chromosome 16, Walnut 2.0, whole genome shotgun sequence genomic window:
- the LOC108980621 gene encoding transcription factor MYB3-like, with the protein MRKPCCDKQDTNKGAWSKQEDQKLMDYILKHGEGCWRTLPQAAGLLRCGKSCRLRWINYLRPDLKRGNFAEDEEDLIIKLHALLGNRWSLIAGRLPGRTDNEVKNYWNSHLRRKLINMGIDPNNHHLNRNLPRPPHMNKTSSDVTTLSGLKLSSGTAHEQQPVKSRGDINCDQVSDAGSCLEAEYNSCGLPDLNLDLTIGNIPFTHESTRVE; encoded by the exons ATGAGGAAGCCTTGCTGTGATAAGCAAGACACAAATAAAGGAGCTTGGTCCAAACAAGAAGACCAGAAACTCATGGATTACATTCTTAAACATGGTGAAGGATGTTGGCGTACCCTCCCTCAGGCTGCAG GTCTACTTCGCTGCGGTAAAAGTTGTAGGCTGAGATGGATAAACTATCTGAGGCCAGACCTTAAAAGAGGCAATTTtgctgaagatgaagaagatctCATTATCAAGCTTCATGCACTCCTAGGCAACCG ATGGTCGCTAATTGCCGGAAGATTGCCAGGACGTACAGATAATGAAGTAAAGAACTACTGGAACTCTCACCTTAGAAGAAAGCTGATAAACATGGGTATTGATCCAAATAATCATCACTTGAACCGCAATCTCCCTCGCCCTCCGCACATGAATAAGACATCCTCCGATGTAACAACATTGTCTGGTTTGAAATTATCAAGTGGTACTGCTCATGAACAGCAGCCTGTGAAATCCCGAGGCGATATTAATTGTGATCAAGTGTCCGACGCTGGAAGTTGCTTGGAGGCCGAATATAATTCGTGTGGCTTGCCGGATTTAAACCTTGATCTGACAATAGGCAATATTCCTTTTACTCATGAGAGTACTCGTGTCGAATAG